A genomic window from Sporosarcina sp. Marseille-Q4063 includes:
- a CDS encoding RNA methyltransferase: protein MKRIESIQNSLVKHWKKLVLTRKERDKSKEFLVEGFHLVEEALKSENAVLSLIVREGVELPDNWNTENVQMVEINQAVAKEIAETEQSQGVFAYCRQPEYDEEMYSSWTKLLLIDSVQDPGNVGTMIRTADAAGMDAVILGQGTADPYNPKTVRAAQGSNFNIPVVRGDLVQWVQNLKAEGVRVIGTGLTNASNYTDVEIDSKFTIIVGNEGSGVSPDLLALADNVVKIPLYGKAESLNVAVATGILLYTYAEK from the coding sequence ATGAAGCGCATTGAATCAATCCAAAACTCGCTCGTGAAACATTGGAAAAAACTTGTGTTAACAAGGAAAGAACGAGATAAATCGAAAGAATTTCTAGTCGAAGGGTTTCATCTTGTTGAAGAAGCCTTAAAATCGGAAAATGCGGTTCTTTCATTGATTGTTCGTGAAGGCGTTGAACTTCCGGATAATTGGAATACTGAAAACGTGCAAATGGTTGAAATCAATCAGGCGGTTGCAAAAGAAATTGCAGAAACAGAACAGTCGCAAGGCGTTTTCGCATATTGCCGTCAACCGGAATATGATGAAGAAATGTATTCATCATGGACAAAATTATTGTTAATCGATTCCGTGCAGGATCCCGGTAATGTGGGAACGATGATTCGGACAGCGGATGCTGCGGGAATGGATGCGGTCATTCTGGGGCAGGGAACTGCGGATCCATATAATCCGAAAACCGTGCGTGCTGCGCAAGGTTCAAATTTCAATATTCCGGTCGTAAGAGGGGATCTTGTTCAGTGGGTTCAGAATTTGAAAGCTGAAGGAGTTCGAGTGATTGGAACCGGGTTAACGAATGCATCGAATTATACGGATGTTGAGATTGACTCGAAGTTTACAATTATTGTTGGGAATGAAGGAAGCGGAGTCAGTCCTGATTTATTAGCATTGGCTGATAACGTTGTGAAAATACCTTTATACGGAAAAGCTGAATCGTTGAATGTTGCTGTTGCTACTGGGATACTTTTGTATACGTATGCTGAAAAATAA
- the sspI gene encoding small acid-soluble spore protein SspI codes for MDFQIRDAITANMTNNSAEDIRGVVEDAIKRGEEHLLPGLGVFFEKLWNSSGEQEKSQMTNELAKVFAG; via the coding sequence ATGGATTTTCAAATAAGGGATGCAATCACAGCAAACATGACAAACAACTCAGCAGAAGATATACGCGGAGTTGTAGAAGATGCCATCAAGCGAGGTGAGGAACACTTATTACCTGGACTTGGAGTCTTTTTTGAAAAACTCTGGAATAGTTCAGGTGAACAAGAAAAATCACAAATGACGAACGAACTCGCGAAAGTATTTGCCGGTTAA
- the treR gene encoding trehalose operon repressor — MKKYLAIYHDLVDKTKSNYWGEAEMLPSENSLTVKYDVSRETIRKALDLLAQNGYIQKVRGKGSVILNVNKFDFPVSGIVSFKELATNLQIPTKTIVNELSLVEADEKLQVKLDLEPKELVWKVARIREIAGDKVILDKDFFNKSIVPVLTKEACEDSIYEYLENKLNLKISYARKEITVEEPTDEDRELLDLEGHFNIVIIKSMVYLDDTTLFQYTESRHRPDKFQFVDFARRTRN; from the coding sequence ATGAAAAAATATTTAGCGATTTATCATGACCTGGTCGATAAAACAAAAAGTAACTATTGGGGGGAAGCAGAAATGCTTCCTTCTGAAAATAGTTTGACGGTGAAGTATGATGTATCTCGTGAAACGATTCGAAAAGCGCTCGATTTACTTGCCCAAAATGGCTATATTCAAAAAGTGCGCGGAAAAGGATCAGTCATTCTCAATGTAAATAAATTCGACTTTCCCGTATCTGGAATCGTTAGTTTCAAAGAACTTGCGACAAATTTGCAAATTCCGACGAAGACTATTGTAAATGAATTGTCGCTTGTTGAAGCGGATGAAAAACTACAGGTTAAATTGGATTTAGAGCCGAAAGAATTGGTATGGAAAGTTGCGCGCATCCGAGAAATAGCCGGGGATAAAGTAATTTTGGACAAAGATTTTTTTAATAAAAGCATCGTCCCTGTTTTGACAAAGGAAGCATGTGAAGATTCCATCTATGAATACTTGGAAAATAAGCTGAACTTGAAAATCAGTTACGCTCGAAAAGAAATCACAGTTGAAGAACCGACTGATGAGGATCGTGAATTATTAGATTTAGAGGGACACTTTAATATTGTCATTATTAAGAGCATGGTCTATTTGGATGACACAACTTTATTTCAATATACCGAATCCCGCCACCGTCCTGATAAATTTCAATTTGTAGATTTTGCTCGCAGAACGCGGAATTAG